In Streptomyces violaceusniger Tu 4113, one DNA window encodes the following:
- a CDS encoding chitinase: MSSTHRRKASRTTKAIGVTVAAVVAGGTAFALSGAANAGTVSDKPAASEKAAAAASGGFAPYIDTSLYPAYDMVGTAEKTGVKQFNLAFITSGGGCTPKWGGVTEVGDDAVAKQTEQLRAAGGDVRVSFGGASGSELGLACTSADELAAAYGKVVDTLKLTKVDFDIEGSALPNKEANTRRAQAIAKLQQNNPDLDVSFTLPVLPTGLTQDGVDLVADAKKNGVKISAVNIMAMDYGASFDGDMGQYAIDAATATQGQIKGALELSDDEAWKAVAVTPMIGVNDVKNEIFKVDDASQLVEFAKSKGLAWLSMWSATRDKQCPSPQDTASPTCSSIDQEEFAFAKAFGAYNG, encoded by the coding sequence ATGAGCAGCACGCACCGTCGCAAGGCGAGCCGGACCACCAAGGCGATCGGCGTGACCGTCGCCGCCGTCGTGGCCGGCGGCACGGCGTTCGCGCTCAGCGGGGCGGCGAACGCGGGCACCGTCTCCGACAAGCCCGCCGCCTCCGAGAAGGCCGCCGCGGCGGCGAGCGGCGGCTTCGCCCCGTACATCGACACCTCGCTCTACCCCGCCTACGACATGGTGGGCACCGCCGAGAAGACCGGCGTCAAGCAGTTCAACCTCGCCTTCATCACCTCCGGTGGCGGCTGTACCCCCAAGTGGGGCGGCGTCACCGAGGTCGGCGACGACGCGGTGGCCAAGCAGACCGAGCAACTGCGGGCGGCCGGCGGCGACGTCCGGGTCTCCTTCGGCGGGGCGTCCGGCTCCGAGCTGGGCCTGGCCTGCACCTCGGCGGACGAGCTCGCCGCGGCCTACGGCAAGGTCGTGGACACCCTCAAGCTCACCAAGGTCGACTTCGACATCGAGGGCAGCGCGCTTCCGAACAAGGAGGCCAACACCCGCCGCGCCCAGGCCATCGCCAAGCTGCAGCAGAACAACCCCGACCTGGACGTCTCCTTCACCCTGCCGGTGCTCCCGACCGGCCTCACCCAGGACGGTGTCGACCTCGTCGCCGACGCCAAGAAGAACGGGGTGAAGATCTCCGCCGTCAACATCATGGCGATGGACTACGGAGCCTCCTTCGACGGCGACATGGGCCAGTACGCCATCGACGCCGCCACGGCGACCCAGGGCCAGATCAAGGGCGCCCTCGAGCTGAGCGACGACGAGGCGTGGAAGGCCGTCGCGGTCACCCCGATGATCGGCGTCAACGACGTCAAGAACGAGATATTCAAGGTCGACGACGCCTCCCAGTTGGTGGAGTTCGCCAAGTCCAAGGGGCTGGCCTGGCTGTCGATGTGGTCCGCGACCCGCGACAAGCAGTGCCCCAGCCCGCAGGACACCGCGTCGCCGACCTGCAGCTCGATCGACCAGGAGGAGTTCGCCTTCGCCAAGGCGTTCGGCGCCTACAACGGCTGA
- a CDS encoding sensor histidine kinase yields MRWALVKVCLAVTAMVVVAFAVPLGLVVKELARDRAFADAERQAATIGPALAITTERARLQRAVASTQAGGDGRMAVHVPDEPGEPGSGYDLGKSRAAKGELATARRLGRASVSAAPGGYALLQPTALSSGQVAVVEVYVPRGVVTSGVTTSWLVLAGVGLALIVGAVAPADRLGTRLVRPAGRLAEAAHDLGHGELGVRVPEDGPAELRAAAAAFNSMADQVVQLLAGERELAADLSHRLRTPLTVLRLNAASLGEGPAADQTRAAVAQLEGEVDQIIRTARQQKTHTPSGCDASEVIRDRMEFWSALAEDEDRTVRLAGVDRTVRVPVARPELGAALDALLGNVFRHTPEGTALAVDVHDGGDASNSVIILVSDAGPGIADPDAALRRGHGDGGPGSTGLGLDIVRRVAESTGGDLRIGRSVLGGTEVRVWLSLNGGGSADPGQRRRGRKRKTRGRTRPKEPAEH; encoded by the coding sequence GTGAGATGGGCCCTGGTCAAGGTCTGCCTGGCGGTCACCGCGATGGTGGTGGTCGCCTTCGCCGTACCGCTCGGCCTCGTCGTCAAGGAGCTGGCCCGGGACCGGGCGTTCGCCGACGCCGAGCGGCAGGCCGCCACCATCGGCCCGGCGCTCGCCATCACCACCGAGCGGGCGCGGCTGCAGCGCGCGGTGGCCAGCACCCAGGCGGGCGGGGACGGCCGGATGGCGGTGCACGTCCCCGATGAGCCGGGCGAGCCGGGGAGCGGCTACGACCTCGGCAAGAGCCGTGCCGCCAAGGGCGAGCTGGCCACCGCGCGGCGGCTCGGCCGCGCCTCGGTGTCCGCCGCCCCCGGGGGCTACGCACTGCTCCAGCCGACCGCGCTGAGCAGCGGTCAGGTCGCGGTCGTGGAGGTGTATGTCCCGCGTGGCGTGGTCACCAGCGGGGTGACGACGTCCTGGCTGGTGCTGGCGGGCGTCGGCCTCGCGTTGATCGTCGGCGCGGTCGCCCCCGCCGACCGGCTCGGCACCCGGCTGGTGCGTCCGGCCGGGCGGCTCGCCGAAGCCGCCCACGACCTGGGCCATGGCGAGCTCGGGGTGCGGGTCCCGGAGGACGGCCCGGCCGAACTCCGGGCGGCCGCCGCGGCGTTCAACTCCATGGCCGACCAGGTGGTCCAGTTGCTGGCCGGTGAGCGCGAGCTGGCCGCCGACCTCTCGCACCGGCTCCGTACGCCGCTCACCGTGCTGCGCCTGAACGCCGCCTCGCTGGGCGAGGGACCGGCGGCCGACCAGACCCGGGCCGCCGTCGCCCAGTTGGAGGGCGAGGTCGACCAGATCATCCGCACCGCGCGCCAGCAGAAGACGCACACCCCTTCCGGCTGCGACGCCTCCGAGGTGATCCGGGACCGGATGGAGTTCTGGTCCGCGCTCGCCGAGGACGAGGACCGTACGGTGCGGCTGGCCGGGGTCGACCGGACCGTACGGGTGCCGGTCGCCCGCCCCGAACTCGGCGCCGCGCTGGACGCCCTGCTCGGCAATGTCTTCCGGCACACGCCCGAGGGGACGGCGCTCGCGGTCGATGTCCACGATGGTGGGGACGCCAGCAACTCAGTGATCATCCTGGTCTCCGACGCGGGCCCCGGCATCGCCGACCCGGACGCGGCGCTCCGCCGTGGCCACGGCGACGGCGGCCCCGGCTCGACCGGCCTCGGCCTGGACATCGTGCGCCGGGTCGCGGAGTCCACGGGCGGCGATCTGCGGATCGGGCGGTCGGTGCTGGGCGGCACCGAGGTACGGGTGTGGCTCTCGCTGAACGGCGGCGGCTCGGCGGACCCGGGGCAGCGGCGGCGCGGCCGTAAGCGGAAGACCCGCGGCCGCACCCGGCCCAAGGAGCCCGCTGAGCATTAA
- a CDS encoding response regulator transcription factor, whose product MASVLVVEDDQFVRSALIRQLTEASHTVRSVGTALEALREVAQIGFDVVILDLGLPDLDGAEALKMLRGITDVPVIVATARDDEGEIVRLLNDGADDYLVKPFSVAHLSARMTAVLRRVRGGGAGEPGRAAAPPAVLRVGGLAVDPLRRQARLDGVTLDLTRREFDLLAYLAGRPGVVVPRRELLAEVWRQAYGDDQTIDVHLSWLRRKLGETAARPRYLHTLRGVGVKLEPPAEPT is encoded by the coding sequence ATGGCAAGTGTGCTCGTCGTGGAGGACGACCAGTTCGTACGCTCAGCCCTCATACGGCAGTTGACCGAGGCGTCCCATACCGTGCGCAGCGTCGGCACCGCCCTGGAGGCATTGCGCGAGGTGGCACAGATCGGATTCGACGTCGTCATTCTGGACCTCGGTCTGCCCGATCTGGACGGGGCGGAGGCGCTCAAGATGCTGCGCGGCATCACCGATGTGCCGGTCATCGTGGCCACCGCCCGTGACGACGAGGGCGAGATCGTCCGGCTGCTCAACGACGGCGCCGACGACTACCTGGTCAAGCCCTTCTCCGTGGCGCATCTCTCCGCCCGGATGACCGCCGTGCTGCGCCGCGTCCGCGGCGGCGGGGCGGGCGAGCCGGGCCGTGCGGCGGCGCCCCCGGCGGTGCTCCGGGTCGGCGGGCTGGCCGTCGATCCGCTGCGCCGCCAGGCCCGGTTGGACGGGGTGACGCTCGATCTGACCCGGCGGGAATTCGATCTGCTGGCCTATCTCGCCGGGCGGCCCGGCGTCGTGGTGCCGCGCCGGGAGCTCCTCGCCGAGGTCTGGCGGCAGGCGTACGGGGACGACCAGACGATAGACGTCCATCTGTCCTGGCTGCGCCGCAAGCTGGGCGAGACGGCCGCCCGGCCGCGCTATCTCCATACGCTGCGCGGGGTCGGCGTCAAACTGGAGCCCCCGGCGGAGCCCACGTGA
- a CDS encoding spermidine synthase, producing MAKGTNKRAARGRGAARGRNPEPVTASVDGGLAELVPDRDRPRGWTLLLDGKPQSHVDLDDPAYLDFEYQRRFGHLADLVAPPGRPLHAVHLGGGAFTLARYIAATRPRSTQQIIEIDAPLIQFVRGELPLDPGDRIRVRGADARAGLAKVPDGWADLIVADVFSGARTPAHLTSAEFLAEVRRALRPDGWYAANLADGPPLAHLKAQIATARAAFAEVCLTADPALLRGRRFGNAVLLAADRDLPLAELTRLAAGDPHPARVEHGRGLADFTGGAAPVTDATAAPSPAPPPAVFT from the coding sequence ATGGCGAAAGGCACGAACAAGCGAGCCGCGCGCGGGCGCGGAGCGGCGCGGGGGCGCAACCCCGAGCCGGTCACCGCATCCGTCGACGGGGGGCTCGCCGAGCTCGTGCCGGACCGGGACCGGCCGCGCGGCTGGACGCTGCTGCTCGACGGCAAGCCGCAGTCGCATGTGGATCTCGACGACCCCGCGTATCTCGACTTCGAGTACCAGCGACGATTCGGCCACCTCGCCGATCTCGTCGCCCCTCCCGGCCGTCCGCTGCACGCGGTCCATCTGGGCGGCGGCGCCTTCACGCTCGCCCGCTATATCGCGGCGACCCGCCCCCGCTCCACCCAGCAGATCATCGAGATCGACGCCCCGCTCATCCAGTTCGTCCGCGGTGAGCTGCCGCTGGACCCCGGTGACCGGATACGGGTGCGCGGCGCCGACGCCCGGGCCGGGCTCGCCAAGGTGCCCGACGGCTGGGCGGATCTGATCGTCGCGGATGTTTTCAGCGGGGCCCGTACGCCCGCCCATCTCACCAGTGCGGAGTTCCTTGCCGAGGTGCGGCGCGCCCTGCGCCCGGACGGGTGGTACGCCGCGAATCTCGCCGACGGTCCGCCGCTGGCCCATCTGAAGGCCCAGATCGCCACCGCCCGCGCCGCGTTCGCCGAGGTGTGTCTGACCGCCGACCCCGCCCTGCTGCGCGGTCGCCGCTTCGGGAACGCCGTGCTGCTGGCCGCCGACCGCGACCTGCCGCTGGCCGAGCTCACCCGCCTGGCCGCCGGAGATCCGCACCCCGCCCGGGTCGAACACGGGCGCGGGCTCGCGGACTTCACCGGTGGCGCGGCCCCGGTCACCGACGCGACCGCGGCCCCCTCCCCGGCCCCGCCGCCCGCCGTCTTCACCTGA
- a CDS encoding histidine phosphatase family protein produces the protein MPPRILLARHGQTRWSLSGKHTGRTDIPLLDEGRRGAKLLGERLHHGPWAGLPDVEVRTSPLSRAKETCELAGFGDRAREWDALVEWDYGAYEGMTPAEIKAIRPDWLIWRDGVPEGESIASIAARADEVVEWARSADRDVLVFAHGHILRTLGARWLGHDASFAARIRLDPTSLSVLGWAYGEPAIERWNDTGHLD, from the coding sequence ATGCCCCCACGCATCCTCCTGGCCCGGCACGGACAGACGCGGTGGTCGCTCTCCGGGAAGCACACCGGCCGTACGGACATCCCGCTGCTGGACGAGGGGCGGCGCGGCGCCAAGCTGCTCGGCGAGCGGCTGCACCACGGCCCCTGGGCGGGCCTTCCGGACGTCGAGGTGCGCACCAGCCCGCTGTCGCGGGCGAAGGAGACCTGTGAGCTGGCGGGCTTCGGCGACCGGGCGCGGGAGTGGGACGCGCTTGTGGAGTGGGACTACGGCGCGTACGAGGGGATGACCCCCGCCGAGATCAAGGCCATCCGGCCCGACTGGCTCATCTGGCGCGACGGGGTGCCCGAGGGCGAGTCGATCGCCTCGATCGCGGCGCGGGCCGACGAGGTCGTGGAGTGGGCGCGCTCGGCCGACCGCGATGTGCTGGTCTTCGCACACGGCCACATCCTGCGGACGCTGGGCGCCCGTTGGCTCGGCCATGACGCCTCCTTCGCCGCCCGTATCCGGCTCGATCCGACGTCCCTGTCGGTGCTCGGCTGGGCCTACGGCGAACCTGCCATCGAGCGCTGGAACGACACCGGCCATCTCGACTGA
- a CDS encoding phosphatase PAP2 family protein, with protein sequence MPHTVPRAGPAQGSRPRWWTELPLIAVVYAAYSAGRLLARGDVSSAVDHGLAILHFEQRLNIDFESPLNDLFTAHAVIGIPADFAYASLHYVLTPTILMWMWKRRKASDYRFLRTWLLVSTIIGLIGFTLLPTCPPRLLEGGHGFVDTMAQYRSYGWWGADASAPRGLGGLTNQFAAMPSLHVGWALWCGVALWRHGRWTWTKIAAVGYPLTITFVVMGTANHYFLDAAAGAATMGLGALLTVPALRLTESLRTRLRPARETVAASRNAGVPANVGDKCETSARERERIPRQQSRGADRQRTDGAADDGGRGAGAGTSGRGAGAGAGSGRGATAGGPAPAAGDEAAAAAR encoded by the coding sequence ATGCCCCATACGGTGCCCCGTGCCGGACCAGCACAGGGCAGTCGGCCCCGTTGGTGGACCGAACTGCCGCTCATAGCGGTGGTGTACGCCGCCTACTCGGCCGGTCGGCTGCTGGCCCGCGGCGACGTGTCCAGCGCCGTCGATCATGGTCTGGCGATCCTCCATTTCGAACAGCGTCTGAACATCGACTTCGAGTCGCCGCTGAACGATCTGTTCACGGCCCACGCGGTGATAGGCATACCGGCGGACTTCGCCTACGCCTCGCTGCACTACGTCCTGACCCCCACGATCCTGATGTGGATGTGGAAGCGCCGTAAGGCGTCGGACTACCGCTTTCTGCGCACCTGGCTGCTGGTCTCCACGATCATCGGACTCATCGGCTTCACGCTGCTGCCGACCTGCCCGCCGCGGCTTCTGGAGGGGGGCCACGGCTTCGTCGACACCATGGCGCAGTACCGCTCGTACGGCTGGTGGGGCGCGGACGCCAGCGCACCGCGCGGCCTGGGCGGGCTGACCAACCAGTTCGCGGCGATGCCCAGCCTCCACGTGGGATGGGCGCTGTGGTGCGGGGTCGCCCTGTGGCGGCACGGACGCTGGACGTGGACCAAGATCGCTGCGGTCGGCTATCCGCTGACGATCACGTTCGTGGTGATGGGCACCGCCAACCACTACTTCCTGGACGCTGCCGCCGGCGCCGCCACCATGGGGCTCGGGGCGCTGCTGACGGTCCCCGCGCTGCGACTCACGGAGTCGCTGCGCACCCGCCTGCGCCCGGCCCGCGAGACCGTCGCCGCCTCCCGAAACGCGGGTGTGCCCGCGAATGTCGGTGACAAGTGCGAGACTTCGGCGCGTGAACGGGAACGGATCCCCCGACAGCAGAGCAGGGGCGCGGACAGGCAACGCACCGACGGTGCCGCGGATGACGGCGGCCGGGGAGCCGGTGCCGGTACCAGCGGCCGGGGGGCCGGTGCCGGTGCCGGAAGCGGCCGGGGAGCCACTGCGGGCGGTCCGGCCCCCGCGGCAGGTGACGAGGCTGCGGCAGCGGCTCGCTGA